A DNA window from Chryseobacterium sp. MEBOG06 contains the following coding sequences:
- a CDS encoding glycosyltransferase: MSKKILILSTGDLNGAYEAMYKVAHILKNMGHEVVMCVKYKTKNEEFIKAYSHQSSVPANPGLLRTITNKVKAKLTTASSSQAKKNFSTDSKYSFLSKDELSENINVESLIKTVGFTPDFIFTGMTIDFLNSTDLLNIYNATQAKIFNITVDMNHFTGGCHFSWGCEGYIRGCDEKCPAIIEADEKVIAKNNFDRKYENAQKANFQIIAGSGLTFTQAQNSKIYKDQKTIHNINSLIDTKLLNDKNKSIAKRIFSLSDDYFYILTGAQNMEDPRKGFSYLLDALKILDKELPIELKEKIVLLVVSNTVNEEFDQVTFKKQKIDYIKDYRLLALLYQAADIFINSSIEDSGPMMVSEALACGTPVVGFDTGVVTNMVIDDYNGYKAPVKDSRKLAEGIRKIFELSKDSYTVFSKNAVRQVQEFSSYEYAERIFSKILE, translated from the coding sequence ATGAGTAAAAAAATATTAATTTTATCTACAGGTGACCTAAACGGAGCATATGAAGCAATGTATAAAGTTGCTCATATTTTAAAAAATATGGGGCATGAGGTTGTCATGTGCGTAAAGTATAAAACGAAAAATGAAGAATTCATTAAAGCTTACAGTCATCAATCTTCTGTTCCTGCGAATCCAGGGTTACTAAGAACTATAACGAATAAAGTCAAAGCTAAGCTTACAACAGCTTCTTCCTCACAGGCAAAAAAAAATTTTAGTACTGACAGCAAATACTCTTTTTTAAGTAAAGATGAATTGTCAGAAAATATTAATGTTGAAAGTCTTATAAAAACAGTTGGTTTTACACCGGATTTTATTTTTACAGGAATGACCATTGACTTCCTCAACAGTACAGACTTGTTGAATATTTATAATGCCACCCAGGCAAAAATTTTCAACATTACAGTAGATATGAATCACTTTACCGGAGGATGTCATTTCTCCTGGGGGTGTGAAGGTTATATCAGAGGTTGTGATGAAAAATGTCCTGCTATTATAGAAGCTGACGAAAAAGTAATCGCAAAAAATAATTTTGACAGAAAATATGAAAATGCTCAAAAAGCTAATTTTCAGATTATTGCAGGTTCAGGATTAACATTCACACAGGCTCAGAATTCAAAGATCTATAAAGATCAGAAAACAATTCACAATATCAACAGCCTCATCGATACCAAGCTCCTTAATGATAAAAATAAGTCAATTGCTAAAAGAATTTTCTCTTTATCGGATGATTATTTTTATATTTTAACAGGAGCCCAAAATATGGAAGATCCCAGAAAAGGTTTTTCTTATTTACTTGATGCTCTGAAAATATTAGATAAAGAATTACCTATAGAATTAAAAGAAAAAATAGTCCTTCTGGTGGTTTCCAATACTGTAAATGAAGAGTTTGACCAGGTAACCTTTAAAAAACAAAAAATAGATTATATAAAAGATTATAGACTGCTGGCTTTATTATACCAAGCAGCTGATATTTTCATAAATTCATCTATCGAAGATTCCGGGCCCATGATGGTTTCGGAAGCATTAGCCTGTGGAACACCTGTTGTGGGATTTGATACGGGAGTTGTTACCAATATGGTAATTGACGATTATAACGGATATAAAGCTCCGGTAAAAGACAGCAGAAAATTAGCTGAAGGAATAAGAAAAATCTTTGAACTCAGTAAAGATTCCTATACTGTTTTCTCGAAAAACGCAGTCAGACAGGTTCAGGAATTTTCATCTTATGAATATGCTGAAAGAATTTTCTCAAAAATTTTAGAATAA
- a CDS encoding polysaccharide ABC transporter ATP-binding protein — protein sequence MLALKAENISKQYRLGQVGTGTLSHDLNRFWYKVRGKEDPYLKIGEANDRATKGDSEYVWSLRDINFEIEKGDAVGIIGRNGAGKSTLLKLLSKVTKPTTGKIYTNGRIASLLEVGTGFHPEMTGRENVFLNGAILGMTRKEIKRKFDEIVAFSGVERYIDTPVKRYSSGMYVRLAFAVAAHLESEILIVDEVLAVGDAEFQKKCLGKMNDVTKGEGRTILFVSHNMAAVKQLCTSGILLKNGQVDHHGDINSVLENYIINELSPNVEFSYIEDINKKAQIQKVRIYNNKSVETTEFGHNEDINVDISFINRRVTSGIRVNIAVLDKFENVIFIARKVFDGKNENSFTIKIEGEKLIPNTYVLSVAIDTPSVELYDIIKGGVQLNIIETGHENFLAGDTDNGIITPPVIWM from the coding sequence ATGCTGGCTTTAAAAGCAGAAAATATATCTAAACAATACCGCCTGGGACAGGTCGGAACAGGTACTCTTTCTCATGACCTCAACAGATTCTGGTATAAAGTAAGAGGAAAAGAAGATCCTTATTTGAAAATTGGGGAAGCAAACGACAGAGCGACCAAAGGGGATTCTGAATACGTTTGGTCTCTCCGTGATATTAATTTTGAAATCGAAAAAGGTGATGCTGTAGGAATTATTGGAAGAAATGGTGCCGGAAAATCTACTCTGCTTAAGTTGTTGAGTAAGGTAACAAAACCTACTACAGGAAAAATATATACCAATGGTAGAATCGCTTCATTATTAGAAGTAGGTACCGGGTTTCACCCTGAGATGACAGGACGGGAAAATGTATTCTTAAATGGTGCCATATTAGGAATGACCCGTAAAGAAATCAAACGTAAATTTGATGAAATCGTAGCTTTTTCCGGAGTTGAAAGGTACATTGACACTCCAGTTAAAAGATATTCTTCAGGGATGTATGTCCGCTTAGCTTTTGCGGTAGCGGCTCACCTGGAATCTGAAATTCTTATTGTAGATGAGGTTTTAGCGGTAGGAGATGCTGAATTTCAAAAGAAATGTCTGGGGAAAATGAATGATGTAACAAAAGGTGAGGGAAGAACCATCCTTTTTGTGAGTCATAATATGGCCGCCGTTAAGCAACTCTGTACATCCGGTATTCTTTTAAAAAACGGACAGGTTGACCATCACGGAGACATTAACAGTGTATTGGAAAACTATATCATCAATGAACTTTCTCCTAATGTTGAGTTCAGCTATATTGAGGATATAAACAAAAAAGCCCAAATCCAAAAAGTCAGAATCTATAATAACAAATCTGTTGAAACCACAGAATTTGGACACAATGAAGATATTAATGTTGATATAAGCTTCATCAATAGAAGGGTTACTTCTGGTATCAGAGTAAATATCGCTGTTTTGGACAAATTTGAAAACGTAATCTTTATCGCCAGAAAGGTATTTGATGGAAAAAACGAAAATAGTTTTACTATAAAGATAGAAGGTGAAAAGCTGATTCCCAACACTTATGTACTTTCAGTTGCTATAGATACTCCCTCGGTAGAATTGTATGATATAATAAAAGGAGGTGTACAACTTAATATCATAGAAACGGGGCATGAGAACTTTCTTGCCGGAGATACAGACAACGGAATCATTACCCCTCCTGTAATATGGATGTAA
- a CDS encoding ABC transporter permease — protein sequence MNEPQQKWTETIDADHSLFDLKLKEVWKYKDLVYMFVKRDFVSSFKQTILGPVWFFINPILTTIVYLVIFGRIAKLPTDGAPPLLFYLAGVTLWNYFSSSLLATSSTFSGNAGIFGKVYFPRLVTPLSIVISNLMRLGVQFLLFIIVWGYYLSQGQIHVNWWILATPFLILLMALFSLGLGMIFSALTTKYKDLSMLLGFGVSLYMYATPVIYPTSALRGIFKEVALYNPLTGIFECFKYAWLGVGDFSPLMLGISTFIILIIMAAGIVIFNKVEKTFMDTV from the coding sequence ATGAATGAACCACAACAAAAGTGGACAGAAACGATTGATGCAGATCATTCGTTATTTGACTTGAAGCTAAAGGAGGTCTGGAAATACAAAGATCTTGTCTATATGTTTGTCAAAAGAGATTTTGTTTCCAGCTTTAAACAAACTATCCTGGGCCCGGTATGGTTTTTTATCAATCCTATTTTAACAACTATTGTATATCTGGTAATTTTTGGCAGAATTGCCAAGTTACCCACTGACGGCGCTCCCCCTCTACTCTTTTATCTGGCAGGTGTTACTCTTTGGAATTATTTTTCCTCCTCATTACTGGCAACTTCCTCTACTTTTTCAGGAAACGCAGGAATATTCGGCAAGGTATACTTCCCAAGACTTGTCACTCCCCTATCGATTGTTATTTCCAATCTTATGCGGCTTGGTGTGCAGTTTCTTTTATTCATTATCGTATGGGGATATTATTTAAGTCAGGGGCAGATTCATGTTAACTGGTGGATTCTTGCAACTCCCTTTCTTATTTTACTGATGGCGCTTTTCTCATTAGGACTGGGAATGATATTTTCCGCTCTCACAACGAAATACAAAGATCTCAGTATGCTTCTGGGATTTGGTGTAAGTTTATATATGTATGCCACTCCTGTTATCTATCCTACTTCTGCTCTTAGAGGAATTTTTAAAGAGGTCGCTTTATATAATCCTTTAACCGGAATTTTTGAATGTTTTAAATATGCATGGTTGGGCGTTGGTGACTTCTCCCCGCTTATGCTGGGTATAAGCACTTTCATTATTCTTATCATTATGGCTGCAGGAATTGTCATTTTCAATAAGGTTGAAAAAACCTTTATGGATACTGTATAA
- the rfbA gene encoding glucose-1-phosphate thymidylyltransferase RfbA gives MKGIILAGGSGTRLYPLTIAVSKQLMPVYDKPMIYYPLSTLLLAGIKDILIITTPHDQEGFIKLLGDGSQIGCNIEYVVQPSPDGLAQAFILGDQFIGNDSAALVLGDNIFYGSEMGTLLKNKTNPEGGVVFAYHVADPERYGVVEFDKDLKAVSIEEKPLNPKSNYAVPGLYFYDNNVVEIAKNIQPSARGELEITDINNVYLKNQKLEVAVLDRGTAWLDTGTFDSLHDASEFVSVIEKRQGFKIGCIEEIAFRNKFINEEKLLETAVKYGKSGYGEYLKQLIRK, from the coding sequence ATGAAAGGAATAATATTAGCCGGGGGTTCCGGAACAAGACTTTACCCTCTAACCATAGCAGTCAGTAAGCAATTAATGCCTGTTTATGATAAACCTATGATTTACTATCCACTATCTACGCTTCTTTTAGCCGGGATTAAGGATATCCTAATTATAACAACACCACACGATCAGGAAGGATTTATCAAGCTTTTGGGGGATGGCTCTCAGATAGGATGTAATATTGAATATGTTGTACAGCCAAGCCCGGATGGACTTGCCCAGGCATTTATTTTGGGAGATCAGTTTATTGGCAATGATTCTGCCGCTCTGGTTTTAGGTGATAATATTTTTTATGGTTCTGAAATGGGAACTTTACTGAAAAATAAAACCAATCCTGAAGGAGGGGTTGTATTTGCATACCATGTTGCCGATCCTGAAAGATATGGTGTTGTAGAATTCGACAAAGATCTAAAAGCGGTCTCTATTGAAGAAAAGCCACTGAATCCAAAATCAAATTACGCCGTTCCAGGTTTATACTTTTACGACAACAATGTAGTGGAGATTGCAAAAAACATTCAACCTTCTGCAAGGGGTGAATTAGAGATCACTGACATCAATAACGTCTATCTGAAAAATCAAAAACTGGAAGTCGCCGTTCTGGACAGAGGTACTGCATGGCTGGACACCGGAACCTTTGACTCTCTTCACGACGCTTCTGAATTTGTAAGTGTTATCGAAAAAAGACAAGGCTTCAAAATTGGCTGCATCGAAGAAATCGCATTCCGAAATAAGTTCATCAATGAAGAAAAACTGCTTGAAACCGCAGTAAAATACGGAAAAAGCGGCTACGGCGAATATTTAAAACAGCTTATCCGTAAATAA
- the rfbB gene encoding dTDP-glucose 4,6-dehydratase: protein MKNIIITGGAGFIGSHVVREFVKNNPDTMIINLDALTYAGNLENLKDIENEPNYVFEKADITQPEELRKVFEKYNPDAVVHLAAESHVDRSITDPMAFINTNVNGTANLLNLCKEFWTLNPDHTHGRFPDEKRTNLFYHVSTDEVYGSLGETGFFLETTSYDPQSPYSASKAASDHLVRAYGNTYGMPFIVSNCSNNYGPNHFPEKLIPLCISNIMNERPLPIYGDGKYTRDWLFVIDHAKGIHQIFNEAKTGETYNIGGFNEWQNIDLVKELIKQMDAKLGKPEGYSEKLITFVKDRPGHDKRYAIDATKLNQDLGWKPSVTFEEGLGKTIDWYLENKEWLENVTTGNYQDYYHKQYS from the coding sequence ATGAAAAATATTATTATTACTGGAGGAGCCGGATTCATCGGATCCCATGTTGTGAGAGAATTTGTAAAAAACAACCCGGATACCATGATCATCAATCTTGATGCTCTTACCTATGCCGGAAATCTGGAAAACCTGAAAGACATCGAAAATGAGCCTAATTATGTTTTCGAAAAAGCAGATATCACCCAACCGGAAGAACTTAGAAAAGTCTTTGAAAAATATAATCCGGATGCTGTAGTACATTTAGCTGCAGAAAGCCATGTGGACAGAAGCATCACAGACCCAATGGCATTTATCAACACCAATGTGAATGGAACAGCCAACCTCCTCAATCTTTGTAAAGAGTTCTGGACATTAAATCCGGACCATACCCACGGAAGATTCCCTGACGAAAAAAGAACCAACTTATTCTATCATGTTTCTACAGATGAAGTATACGGAAGCTTGGGAGAAACAGGATTCTTTTTAGAAACAACATCTTACGACCCTCAGTCTCCATACTCAGCTTCAAAAGCAGCTTCCGACCACTTGGTAAGAGCCTATGGAAACACATACGGCATGCCTTTCATTGTATCAAACTGTTCAAATAATTACGGACCTAATCACTTCCCTGAAAAGCTAATTCCTCTTTGTATTTCTAACATTATGAATGAAAGACCACTGCCAATCTATGGTGATGGAAAATATACGAGAGACTGGTTATTTGTAATCGATCACGCAAAGGGAATCCACCAAATTTTTAACGAAGCTAAAACAGGAGAAACTTATAACATTGGCGGTTTTAACGAATGGCAAAATATTGATCTGGTGAAAGAGTTGATCAAACAGATGGATGCTAAGCTTGGAAAACCGGAAGGCTATTCTGAGAAACTCATCACTTTTGTAAAAGACAGACCTGGACATGACAAACGTTATGCTATCGATGCAACTAAGCTGAATCAGGATCTAGGATGGAAACCATCTGTAACTTTTGAAGAAGGATTAGGAAAAACAATTGACTGGTATCTGGAAAATAAAGAATGGCTGGAAAATGTCACTACCGGAAATTACCAGGATTACTATCATAAACAATACAGCTAA